One window of Erwinia aphidicola genomic DNA carries:
- the mglC gene encoding galactose/methyl galactoside ABC transporter permease MglC: protein MNAVNKKSALTFLKEGGIYVVLLVLLAIIIIQDPTFLSLMNLSNILTQSSVRVIIALGVAGLIVTQGTDLSAGRQVGLAAVVAATLLQAMDNANKVFPHLETLPIAAVIAIVCAIGAVIGLVNGLIIAYLKVTPFITTLGTMIIVYGINSLYYDFVGASPVAGFDEKFSTFAQGFLRFGDFKLSYITFYAIIAIFLVWILWNKTRFGKNIFAIGGNPEAAKVSGVNVPYNLILVYALSGVFYAFGGMLEAGRIGSATNNLGFMYELDAIAACVVGGVSFAGGVGTVAGVVTGVIIFTVINYGLTYIGVNPYWQYIIKGGIIIFAVALDSLKYARKK, encoded by the coding sequence ATGAATGCAGTGAATAAGAAAAGTGCGCTCACCTTTTTAAAAGAGGGCGGGATTTATGTGGTGCTGCTGGTATTGCTGGCGATCATCATTATCCAGGATCCAACATTCTTAAGCTTAATGAATCTGAGTAATATTTTGACTCAGTCTTCCGTGCGCGTGATTATCGCACTCGGTGTGGCCGGGCTGATTGTTACTCAGGGCACGGACCTGTCAGCAGGGCGTCAGGTTGGCCTTGCGGCGGTGGTGGCGGCAACGCTGCTGCAGGCGATGGACAATGCGAACAAGGTGTTTCCGCACCTGGAAACTCTGCCGATTGCGGCGGTGATTGCGATTGTCTGCGCCATTGGCGCGGTGATTGGTCTGGTTAACGGCCTGATTATTGCCTATCTGAAGGTGACACCGTTTATCACCACGCTGGGCACCATGATTATCGTTTACGGTATTAACTCACTGTATTACGACTTTGTGGGTGCTTCGCCGGTGGCGGGCTTTGACGAGAAGTTTTCAACCTTTGCTCAGGGCTTCCTGCGCTTTGGTGACTTCAAGCTCTCTTACATAACCTTCTACGCGATTATCGCCATCTTCCTGGTGTGGATCCTGTGGAACAAAACGCGCTTTGGTAAAAACATCTTCGCTATCGGCGGTAACCCGGAAGCGGCGAAAGTCTCTGGCGTTAACGTGCCGTACAACCTGATTCTGGTGTACGCGCTGTCCGGCGTGTTCTACGCCTTCGGCGGCATGCTGGAAGCCGGGCGCATCGGTTCTGCTACCAACAACCTCGGCTTTATGTATGAGCTGGATGCGATTGCGGCTTGCGTGGTCGGCGGCGTGTCGTTTGCCGGTGGTGTGGGTACGGTAGCGGGCGTGGTAACCGGGGTTATCATCTTTACGGTGATCAACTACGGCCTGACCTATATCGGCGTTAACCCTTACTGGCAGTACATTATCAAGGGCGGCATCATCATCTTCGCCGTGGCGCTGGATTCGCTTAAGTACGCACGTAAGAAGTAA
- the mglB gene encoding galactose/glucose ABC transporter substrate-binding protein MglB has translation MNKKVFTLSALVATMLFGATAHAADTRIGVTIYKYDDNFMSVVRKDIEKEAKNSPDVQLLMNDSQNSQSTQNDQVDVMVAKGVKAMAINLVDPAAAAVVISKAKANDIPVVFFNKEPSAKALASYDKAYYVGTDSKESGVKQGELIEKQWKANAAWDLNKDGQIQFVLLKGEPGHPDAEARTKYVIETLNKDGLKTQQLHMDTAMWDTAQAKDKMDAWLSGPNGNKIEVVIANNDAMAMGAVEALKAHNKSSVPVFGVDALPEALAMVKSGAMAGTVLNDAENQAKATFDMAKNLAAGKPATEGTNYKLDGKVVRVAYVPVDKENLSQFVK, from the coding sequence ATGAATAAGAAGGTTTTCACTCTCAGCGCCCTGGTGGCCACCATGCTGTTTGGCGCCACTGCTCATGCTGCTGACACCCGTATCGGCGTAACTATTTATAAGTATGACGACAACTTTATGTCGGTGGTGCGTAAGGATATCGAGAAAGAAGCCAAAAACAGCCCGGACGTTCAGCTGTTGATGAATGACTCGCAGAACAGCCAGTCTACCCAGAACGACCAGGTCGACGTTATGGTTGCTAAGGGCGTTAAGGCGATGGCCATCAACCTGGTTGACCCGGCTGCGGCTGCGGTGGTGATTAGCAAAGCGAAAGCTAACGATATCCCGGTGGTGTTCTTCAACAAAGAGCCATCGGCAAAAGCACTGGCCAGCTATGACAAAGCCTATTACGTCGGGACTGACTCCAAAGAGTCTGGCGTGAAGCAGGGCGAACTGATCGAGAAGCAGTGGAAAGCGAACGCGGCATGGGACCTGAACAAAGATGGTCAGATCCAGTTCGTGCTGCTGAAAGGCGAGCCGGGCCACCCGGATGCTGAAGCGCGTACCAAGTATGTGATCGAGACGCTGAATAAAGATGGCCTGAAAACTCAGCAGCTGCATATGGATACCGCGATGTGGGATACCGCTCAGGCGAAAGACAAAATGGACGCCTGGCTGTCCGGCCCGAACGGTAACAAAATCGAAGTGGTTATCGCTAATAACGATGCAATGGCGATGGGTGCGGTAGAAGCGCTGAAAGCCCACAACAAATCTTCTGTACCGGTGTTCGGTGTAGATGCGCTGCCAGAAGCGCTGGCGATGGTGAAATCCGGTGCAATGGCCGGTACTGTGCTGAATGATGCTGAAAACCAGGCTAAAGCCACCTTCGATATGGCGAAAAACCTGGCAGCGGGTAAACCTGCTACCGAAGGCACCAACTATAAGCTGGACGGCAAAGTGGTTCGCGTTGCCTATGTTCCAGTCGATAAAGAGAATCTGTCTCAGTTCGTCAAATAA
- the cdd gene encoding cytidine deaminase encodes MHPRYQQAFATLPTLLQSALQPILSADDFAGFITASQAHQLKQHCGYSDSELAFALLPLAAACAVATLSDFKVGAIARGASGTLWFGANMEFAGATMQQTVHAEQSAVTHAWLRGESALASITVNYTPCGHCRQFMNELNSGTQLTIELPGRAAATLGHYLPDSFGPRDLAITTLLMDAVDHGIVPSGDTLEQAALNAANRSHAPYSQAYSGVALETAEGGIFAGSYAENAAFNPGLPPLQGALNLLNLAGHSLNTIQRAVLAESPQAKLSQQNATAATLAALGCGNLSVVALVKA; translated from the coding sequence ATGCACCCACGTTATCAGCAGGCATTTGCCACGCTGCCTACCCTGTTACAGAGCGCTTTGCAGCCGATATTATCCGCTGACGACTTTGCCGGATTTATCACTGCCAGCCAGGCACACCAGTTAAAACAGCACTGCGGTTACAGCGACAGCGAGCTGGCCTTTGCCCTGCTGCCGCTGGCGGCGGCCTGCGCCGTGGCCACCCTGTCTGATTTTAAAGTGGGGGCGATTGCCCGCGGAGCCAGCGGCACGCTGTGGTTTGGTGCCAATATGGAATTTGCCGGGGCCACCATGCAGCAGACGGTGCATGCCGAGCAGAGCGCGGTCACCCATGCCTGGCTGCGCGGGGAAAGCGCGCTGGCCTCGATAACCGTCAACTACACGCCGTGCGGCCACTGCCGTCAGTTTATGAACGAGCTGAACAGCGGAACGCAGCTGACGATTGAACTGCCCGGCCGCGCTGCCGCAACGCTGGGCCACTATCTGCCTGACTCTTTCGGCCCGCGCGACCTGGCGATCACCACCCTGCTGATGGATGCCGTCGACCACGGCATCGTCCCTTCGGGTGATACGCTGGAGCAGGCCGCCCTGAATGCCGCCAACCGCAGCCATGCCCCTTACAGCCAGGCTTACAGCGGCGTGGCGCTGGAGACGGCTGAGGGGGGTATCTTCGCCGGAAGCTACGCGGAAAATGCCGCCTTTAACCCTGGCCTGCCGCCGTTGCAGGGGGCACTGAACCTGCTGAACCTGGCAGGGCACAGCCTGAATACCATCCAGCGTGCAGTACTGGCTGAATCCCCGCAGGCGAAGCTGAGCCAGCAGAATGCCACCGCCGCCACCCTGGCTGCCCTCGGCTGCGGTAATCTCAGCGTCGTTGCTCTGGTTAAAGCGTAA
- the sanA gene encoding outer membrane permeability protein SanA: MLKRLIYGLIIIVALMVMAALGLDRWISWKTAPYIYDDLKTLPHRQVGVVLGTAKYYRTGVINQYYLYRMQGALNAYNSGKVNYLLLSGDNALQSYNEPMTMRRDLIAAGVEPSDIVLDYAGFRTLDSIVRTRKVFDTNDFIIITQRFHCERALFIALHMGIQAQCYAVPSPKNMLSVRMREVGARLGALADLYLMKREPRFLGPLVPIPAVHEVPEDAQSYPAVTPEQLLEIQQKR, from the coding sequence ATGTTGAAACGCCTGATTTATGGTCTGATTATCATCGTCGCCCTGATGGTGATGGCCGCGCTTGGCCTGGACCGCTGGATCAGCTGGAAAACGGCACCCTATATATATGACGATCTGAAAACGCTGCCGCACCGTCAGGTTGGCGTGGTCCTGGGCACCGCGAAATATTATCGCACCGGGGTAATCAATCAGTATTATCTCTACCGCATGCAGGGCGCGTTGAACGCCTACAACAGCGGCAAGGTGAACTATCTGCTGCTGAGCGGAGATAACGCCTTACAGAGCTATAACGAGCCCATGACCATGCGCCGCGACCTGATCGCCGCAGGCGTTGAGCCATCCGATATCGTGCTGGACTACGCCGGTTTCCGCACCCTCGATTCGATTGTGCGCACGCGTAAGGTCTTTGATACCAACGACTTTATTATCATCACCCAGCGCTTCCACTGCGAGCGTGCGCTGTTTATCGCCCTCCATATGGGCATTCAGGCGCAGTGCTATGCGGTGCCATCACCAAAGAATATGCTGAGCGTGCGTATGCGTGAAGTCGGCGCCCGCCTCGGCGCGCTGGCGGACCTGTACCTGATGAAGCGTGAACCGCGCTTCCTCGGACCGCTGGTGCCGATCCCCGCCGTACACGAAGTGCCGGAAGATGCGCAGAGCTACCCGGCGGTGACGCCAGAGCAGCTGCTGGAGATTCAGCAGAAGAGATAA
- a CDS encoding NAD-dependent malic enzyme, protein MELEYESKRPLYIPYAGPILLEFPLLNKGSAFSIEERNDFNLNGLLPETVETIEEQAERAWRQFQDFKNDNDKHVYLRNIQDTNETLFYRLLDNHLEKMMPIIYTPTVGAACEHFSEIYRRARGLFISYPNRSSIEDMLQNATKQNVKVIVVTDGERILGLGDQGIGGMGIPIGKLSLYTACGGISPAYTLPVVLDVGTNNQQLLNDPLYMGWRHPRITGEEYDAFVNEFINAVKSRWPNVLLQFEDFAQKNAMPLLERYRDEVCCFNDDIQGTAAVTLGTLIAASRAAGSRLCEQKVVFLGAGSAGCGIAEQIVAQMKSEGLSDEEARGRVFMVDRFGLLTDKLPNLLNFQSKLVQKSDGLSGWDSSSDSLSLLDVVRNAQPSIMIGVSGQPGLFSEEIVREMHKHCARPIIMPLSNPTSRVEATPQDIMAWTDGNALVATGSPFSPVSWKDKTYPIAQCNNSYIFPGIGLGVIASGATRVTDSMLMAASRALADCSPLANEGSGPVLPEVKDIQGVSKVIAMAVGKAAQLAGVAVVTSEDVLSKAIAANFWLPQYRNYRRTSI, encoded by the coding sequence ATGGAACTCGAATACGAAAGTAAACGACCGCTGTATATCCCTTATGCCGGCCCTATCCTGCTGGAATTTCCCCTTCTGAACAAAGGCAGTGCGTTCTCCATTGAAGAGCGTAATGACTTCAACCTGAATGGTCTGCTGCCAGAAACGGTGGAAACCATTGAGGAGCAGGCTGAGCGTGCATGGCGCCAGTTCCAGGACTTTAAAAACGATAACGATAAGCACGTCTACCTGCGCAATATTCAGGACACTAACGAAACGCTGTTCTACCGCCTGCTGGACAATCATCTGGAAAAGATGATGCCAATTATTTACACCCCGACCGTGGGCGCGGCCTGTGAGCACTTCTCCGAAATCTACCGCCGCGCGCGCGGCCTGTTTATCTCCTACCCAAACCGCTCCAGCATTGAAGACATGCTGCAAAACGCCACCAAGCAAAACGTAAAGGTGATCGTGGTCACCGACGGCGAGCGCATTCTTGGCCTGGGCGACCAGGGCATCGGCGGCATGGGCATTCCTATCGGTAAGCTGTCGCTGTACACCGCCTGTGGCGGCATCAGCCCGGCGTATACCCTGCCGGTGGTGCTGGATGTCGGCACCAACAATCAGCAGCTGCTGAACGACCCGCTGTATATGGGATGGCGCCATCCGCGCATCACCGGCGAAGAGTATGACGCGTTCGTCAACGAGTTCATCAACGCCGTCAAGAGCCGCTGGCCGAACGTGCTGCTGCAGTTTGAGGACTTCGCGCAGAAGAATGCCATGCCGCTGCTGGAGCGCTATCGCGACGAAGTGTGCTGCTTTAACGATGATATCCAGGGCACCGCAGCGGTGACGCTGGGTACGCTGATCGCCGCCAGCCGCGCCGCGGGCAGCAGGCTGTGCGAGCAGAAGGTGGTGTTCCTTGGTGCCGGTTCCGCGGGTTGCGGCATCGCCGAGCAGATCGTCGCGCAGATGAAGTCTGAAGGGCTCAGCGACGAAGAGGCGCGCGGGCGCGTATTTATGGTCGACCGCTTTGGACTGCTGACCGACAAACTGCCAAATCTGCTTAACTTCCAGAGCAAGCTGGTGCAGAAGAGCGACGGCCTGAGCGGCTGGGACAGCAGCAGCGATTCGCTGTCGCTGCTCGACGTGGTGCGTAACGCGCAGCCAAGTATTATGATCGGTGTTTCCGGCCAGCCGGGCCTGTTCAGCGAAGAGATCGTGCGCGAGATGCATAAGCACTGCGCACGCCCGATCATTATGCCGCTGTCGAACCCGACTTCACGCGTGGAAGCAACGCCGCAGGATATTATGGCGTGGACCGACGGCAATGCGCTGGTCGCCACCGGCAGCCCGTTCTCCCCGGTGAGCTGGAAGGATAAAACCTACCCTATCGCACAGTGCAATAACTCCTATATCTTCCCGGGTATTGGGCTCGGCGTGATTGCCTCTGGCGCGACCCGCGTCACTGACAGCATGCTGATGGCGGCCAGCCGCGCGCTGGCCGACTGTTCCCCGCTGGCGAACGAGGGCAGCGGCCCGGTGCTGCCTGAAGTGAAAGATATTCAGGGCGTGTCGAAAGTGATCGCAATGGCGGTTGGTAAAGCCGCACAGCTGGCCGGCGTTGCCGTGGTGACTTCTGAAGATGTACTGTCGAAAGCCATCGCCGCCAACTTCTGGCTGCCGCAGTATCGTAATTACCGCCGCACCTCAATTTGA
- the mglA gene encoding galactose/methyl galactoside ABC transporter ATP-binding protein MglA: MGSDNVQTQREYLLEMTDVSKSFPGVKALDNVNLKVRPHSIHALMGENGAGKSTLLKCLFGIYSKDTGSILFQGEEVNFKSSKEALENGVSMVHQELNLVLQRTVMDNMWLGRYPRKGFFVDQDKMYRDTKAIFDELDIDIDPRDKVINLSVSQMQMIEIAKAFSYNAKIVIMDEPTSSLTEKEVNHLFTIIRKLKDRGCGIIYISHKMEEIFQLCDEITILRDGQWIATQSLEGLDMDKIISMMVGRSLNQRFPDKANVPGETILEVRNLTSLRQPSIRDISFDLRKGEILGIAGLVGAKRTDIVETLFGIREKSGGTIRLHGKAINNHSANEAINHGFALVTEERRSTGIYAYLDIGFNSLISNIKKYKNSIGLLDNSRMKSDTQWVIDSMRVKTPGHHTSIGSLSGGNQQKVIIGRWLLTQPEILMLDEPTRGIDVGAKFEIYQLISELAKKDKGIIIISSEMPELLGITDRILVMSNGLVAGIVETKTTTQNEILRLASLHL; encoded by the coding sequence ATGGGCAGTGATAACGTGCAAACACAGCGCGAATATTTGCTGGAAATGACTGATGTCAGTAAGTCATTCCCCGGTGTTAAAGCGCTCGATAATGTAAATTTAAAAGTCCGTCCACACTCTATTCACGCCTTGATGGGGGAGAATGGCGCGGGGAAATCGACGCTATTAAAATGCCTGTTTGGCATTTACAGTAAAGATACGGGGAGCATTCTTTTTCAGGGGGAGGAAGTTAATTTCAAAAGCTCTAAAGAAGCGCTGGAAAATGGCGTTTCAATGGTGCATCAGGAATTAAACCTCGTTCTGCAACGTACCGTTATGGACAATATGTGGCTCGGGCGTTATCCGAGAAAAGGCTTCTTCGTCGATCAGGATAAAATGTATCGCGATACCAAAGCCATTTTCGACGAGCTGGATATTGATATCGATCCGCGTGACAAGGTGATTAATCTCTCTGTATCCCAGATGCAGATGATCGAAATCGCGAAAGCGTTCTCCTATAATGCCAAAATTGTCATTATGGATGAGCCAACGTCATCGCTGACCGAAAAAGAAGTGAACCATCTGTTCACCATTATTCGTAAGCTGAAAGATCGCGGCTGCGGCATTATCTATATCTCGCACAAGATGGAAGAGATTTTCCAGCTGTGTGACGAAATCACCATCCTGCGCGACGGCCAGTGGATTGCCACTCAGTCGCTGGAAGGGCTGGATATGGATAAGATCATCTCAATGATGGTTGGGCGCTCGCTCAATCAGCGTTTCCCGGATAAAGCCAACGTGCCGGGGGAAACCATTCTTGAGGTGCGCAACCTGACATCGCTGCGCCAGCCGTCGATCCGTGATATCTCCTTTGACCTGCGTAAAGGTGAGATCCTCGGCATTGCGGGCCTGGTTGGGGCGAAACGAACCGATATCGTGGAAACGCTGTTTGGTATTCGCGAGAAGTCCGGCGGTACTATTCGCCTGCACGGTAAAGCGATCAATAACCACAGTGCCAATGAAGCCATCAACCATGGTTTTGCCCTGGTGACCGAAGAACGCCGCTCAACCGGAATTTATGCGTACCTGGATATCGGTTTTAATTCACTGATCTCCAATATTAAGAAATATAAAAACAGTATTGGCCTGCTGGATAACAGCCGCATGAAGAGCGATACCCAGTGGGTGATTGACTCCATGCGGGTGAAAACACCGGGGCACCACACGTCCATCGGTTCTTTATCCGGTGGTAACCAGCAAAAGGTCATTATCGGCCGCTGGTTATTAACCCAGCCGGAAATATTGATGCTCGATGAACCTACGCGCGGTATTGACGTGGGGGCGAAATTTGAAATCTATCAGTTGATTTCAGAGCTGGCGAAGAAGGATAAGGGGATTATTATTATCTCTTCTGAAATGCCAGAGTTGTTAGGGATTACCGACAGGATTCTGGTAATGAGTAATGGCCTGGTTGCAGGCATTGTCGAAACAAAAACGACTACGCAAAACGAAATATTGCGTTTGGCATCGTTGCACCTTTAA
- the galS gene encoding HTH-type transcriptional regulator GalS: protein MITIRDVAREAGVSVATVSRVLNNSASVTGDTRDAVLKTVERLGYRPNANAQALATQVSDTIGVVVMDVSDPFFGALVKAVDTVAQRLHKHVLINNSYHQADKERHAIEVLIRQRCNALIVHAKALCDAELGSLMQQVPGMVLVNRIIPGFAHRCVCLDNVSGALMAMRMLQQHGHQRIGYLGSAHPIEDNDQRRDGWSQALTEQGIAPIDSWCASGEPDLQGGEAAMVELLGRNLHLTAVFAYNDSMAAGALAALKDNGIAVPQQLSVVGFDDIPISRYTDPQLSTVRYPIVSMAKLATELALKGAAGELDSSAEHCFMPTLVRRHSVAVRQNVAAVTNSGESGM, encoded by the coding sequence ATGATTACTATTCGTGATGTGGCGCGTGAAGCGGGCGTGTCGGTAGCGACCGTGTCGCGCGTGCTCAATAACAGCGCTTCGGTCACGGGCGACACGCGTGATGCGGTGCTGAAAACCGTGGAACGGCTGGGCTATCGGCCCAATGCCAACGCGCAGGCGCTGGCCACCCAGGTTAGCGACACCATCGGTGTTGTCGTGATGGACGTTTCCGATCCCTTCTTTGGCGCGCTGGTCAAAGCGGTGGATACCGTGGCCCAGCGTCTGCACAAGCATGTCCTTATCAACAACTCCTATCATCAGGCGGATAAAGAGCGCCACGCGATTGAAGTGCTGATCCGTCAGCGCTGTAACGCCCTGATCGTCCATGCAAAAGCGTTGTGCGATGCCGAGCTGGGGTCCCTGATGCAGCAGGTGCCGGGCATGGTTCTGGTCAACCGGATTATCCCCGGTTTTGCTCACCGCTGCGTCTGCCTCGATAACGTTAGCGGGGCGCTGATGGCGATGCGTATGCTGCAACAGCATGGTCATCAGCGCATTGGCTACCTGGGTTCTGCCCACCCCATCGAAGATAACGATCAGCGCCGTGACGGCTGGTCGCAGGCGCTGACAGAGCAGGGGATTGCTCCAATCGACAGCTGGTGCGCCAGCGGCGAACCCGACTTACAGGGCGGGGAAGCGGCGATGGTGGAGCTACTGGGGCGTAATCTGCATCTGACCGCCGTCTTCGCCTATAACGACAGCATGGCCGCCGGAGCTTTAGCCGCGCTGAAAGACAACGGCATTGCGGTGCCGCAGCAGCTTTCAGTGGTGGGCTTCGATGATATTCCTATTTCGCGTTACACCGACCCGCAGCTGAGCACCGTGCGCTATCCGATTGTTTCCATGGCAAAACTGGCGACCGAACTGGCGTTAAAAGGGGCGGCTGGCGAGCTGGATAGCAGTGCTGAGCACTGCTTTATGCCTACTCTTGTGCGCCGCCATTCGGTGGCCGTGCGGCAAAATGTGGCGGCCGTCACTAACTCAGGCGAATCTGGGATGTAA
- a CDS encoding common pilus major fimbrillin subunit EcpA — MKKIYAALPLAVVAMTLSNVSYSADPVDKTVTASAVWQAEASKDTTSELVVTPMRALMFKYSPSTNSFNQDIGTFDVAIKGDHSSAKSFKLEARIDDGNNTLRQMGGKSTLQVGGSFGSSLLGSSAGGTDHGVGANSNWTTLIDSGKEIGTGSALWNLSQEKGSADTVVSARDNFKFSVVNASVDGIAKTTDMSTLPDGMWQGEVAVAFRATWEAPAAN, encoded by the coding sequence ATGAAAAAAATTTACGCCGCACTTCCGCTCGCTGTCGTTGCAATGACTCTCTCCAACGTGAGTTATTCTGCAGACCCGGTAGATAAAACGGTGACCGCATCAGCAGTTTGGCAAGCTGAAGCCAGCAAAGATACGACAAGTGAACTGGTTGTAACCCCAATGAGAGCACTAATGTTTAAATACTCTCCGAGCACCAACAGCTTTAACCAGGATATTGGGACCTTTGATGTCGCCATTAAAGGCGATCACTCCAGCGCGAAAAGCTTTAAGCTTGAAGCACGAATTGATGACGGTAATAACACCTTACGTCAAATGGGTGGTAAAAGTACGCTGCAAGTGGGTGGCTCTTTCGGTAGTAGTTTATTAGGTTCCAGCGCAGGCGGTACCGATCACGGGGTTGGTGCTAACAGCAACTGGACCACGCTGATTGATTCAGGTAAAGAAATTGGTACCGGCAGCGCACTGTGGAATCTGTCGCAGGAGAAAGGTTCAGCCGACACCGTGGTATCTGCACGCGACAACTTCAAATTTAGCGTAGTTAACGCCAGCGTTGATGGTATTGCCAAGACGACGGATATGTCTACTCTTCCTGATGGAATGTGGCAGGGTGAAGTGGCCGTTGCATTCCGTGCAACTTGGGAAGCTCCAGCTGCAAATTAA